Proteins from one Salvelinus namaycush isolate Seneca chromosome 34, SaNama_1.0, whole genome shotgun sequence genomic window:
- the LOC120028594 gene encoding upstream stimulatory factor 1-like isoform X2: MKEILFPVDTVKMKGQQKSPDPDESAHVIEEGAVATADDPSAAIATIQSAATFSSEHPIKYLFKTEGAGGQVTYRVIQVSDGQLEAQSDGATAVSVLTGFPAATQPVTQALYSQSEGLEGDGTETHYTYYPATIADASPGAMVTSVVQASDTHLSQSTPTGQLYVMMSPQEVLTGANQRSIAPRTQPYNTKSEVPRTSRDDKRRAQHNEVERRRRDKINNWIVTLSKTIPDCNIDPTKSGQSKGGILSKACDYIQELRQNNLRLGDDLSTLDRLRMDNQLLRQEVEDWKSKNQILRNQMRQNGIVGAASADPQ; this comes from the exons ATGAAGGAGATTCTCTTTCCAGTTGACACTGTGAAAATGAAGGG TCAACAAAAAAGCCCTGACCCGGATGAAAGTGCACATGTCATTGAAGAAG GTGCAGTGGCTACAGCAGATGACCCATCAGCTGCCATCGCCACCATTCAGTCTGCCGCCACCTTCTCCTCAGAGCATCCAATAAAGTATCTATTCAAGACGGAGGGAGCTGGGGGGCAG GTGACATACAGAGTTATCCAGGTGTCTGATGGACAGTTGGAGGCTCAAAGTGATGGAGCCACAGCGGTCAGTGTGCTAACTGGATTTCCTGCAGCCACACAGCCTGTGACCCAG GCTTTGTACTCTCAGTCCGAGGGGTTGGAGGGGGACGGCACTGAGACGCATTACACCTACTACCCTGCAACCATCGCTGATGCTTCACCAGGCGCCATGGTAACCAGCGTGGTGCAGGCATCTGATACACATCTAAGTCAGAGCACTCCCACTG GGCAGTTGTATGTGATGATGTCCCCCCAGGAAGTGCTGACGGGAGCCAACCAGAGGTCCATTGCACCTCGCACACAACCTTACAACAC AAAATCAGAGGTCCCACGCACTTCTAGAGATGACAAAAGACGAGCCCAGCACAACGAGG TTGAACGTAGACGTAGGGACAAGATCAACAACTGGATCGTCACGCTCTCCAAGACCATCCCAGACTGCAACATTGACCCTACCAAGTCAGGGCAG AGTAAAGGTGGGATCCTCTCCAAAGCCTGTGACTATATCCAGGAGCTTCGGCAGAacaacctcagactgggggatGACCTAAGCACCCTGGATAGGCTCAGAATGGACAACCAACTACTGAGGCAGGAG GTAGAAGACTGGAAATCCAAGAACCAGATTCTGAGGAACCAGATGCGACAGAATGGCATTGTTGGAGCAGCAAGCGCAGACCCTCAGTGA
- the LOC120028594 gene encoding upstream stimulatory factor 1-like isoform X1, producing MKEILFPVDTVKMKGQQKSPDPDESAHVIEEGAVATADDPSAAIATIQSAATFSSEHPIKYLFKTEGAGGQVTYRVIQVSDGQLEAQSDGATAVSVLTGFPAATQPVTQALYSQSEGLEGDGTETHYTYYPATIADASPGAMVTSVVQASDTHLSQSTPTGQLYVMMSPQEVLTGANQRSIAPRTQPYNTKSEVPRTSRDDKRRAQHNEVERRRRDKINNWIVTLSKTIPDCNIDPTKSGQVSISNESKGGILSKACDYIQELRQNNLRLGDDLSTLDRLRMDNQLLRQEVEDWKSKNQILRNQMRQNGIVGAASADPQ from the exons ATGAAGGAGATTCTCTTTCCAGTTGACACTGTGAAAATGAAGGG TCAACAAAAAAGCCCTGACCCGGATGAAAGTGCACATGTCATTGAAGAAG GTGCAGTGGCTACAGCAGATGACCCATCAGCTGCCATCGCCACCATTCAGTCTGCCGCCACCTTCTCCTCAGAGCATCCAATAAAGTATCTATTCAAGACGGAGGGAGCTGGGGGGCAG GTGACATACAGAGTTATCCAGGTGTCTGATGGACAGTTGGAGGCTCAAAGTGATGGAGCCACAGCGGTCAGTGTGCTAACTGGATTTCCTGCAGCCACACAGCCTGTGACCCAG GCTTTGTACTCTCAGTCCGAGGGGTTGGAGGGGGACGGCACTGAGACGCATTACACCTACTACCCTGCAACCATCGCTGATGCTTCACCAGGCGCCATGGTAACCAGCGTGGTGCAGGCATCTGATACACATCTAAGTCAGAGCACTCCCACTG GGCAGTTGTATGTGATGATGTCCCCCCAGGAAGTGCTGACGGGAGCCAACCAGAGGTCCATTGCACCTCGCACACAACCTTACAACAC AAAATCAGAGGTCCCACGCACTTCTAGAGATGACAAAAGACGAGCCCAGCACAACGAGG TTGAACGTAGACGTAGGGACAAGATCAACAACTGGATCGTCACGCTCTCCAAGACCATCCCAGACTGCAACATTGACCCTACCAAGTCAGGGCAGGTCAGTATCAGCAATGAG AGTAAAGGTGGGATCCTCTCCAAAGCCTGTGACTATATCCAGGAGCTTCGGCAGAacaacctcagactgggggatGACCTAAGCACCCTGGATAGGCTCAGAATGGACAACCAACTACTGAGGCAGGAG GTAGAAGACTGGAAATCCAAGAACCAGATTCTGAGGAACCAGATGCGACAGAATGGCATTGTTGGAGCAGCAAGCGCAGACCCTCAGTGA